The following nucleotide sequence is from Pseudobutyrivibrio ruminis HUN009.
TTGTGTAATCAAAAAGCAAATTTTATCCTACAGTTTTTCTAGACCAAGCTGATGCGCCACATCTGGCACATCCATAGTATCTGTAATATTTAGTGAATTTAGAGTCTCGCTTGCGGTAGATTGTGGCACCACAGTTGCCGCAAGTGAAGACATATTTTACATTCATTTCTTTACTTTCGTAGTTTTCAACGCCTTTTTCTATACCTTGAGTAACACGCTTTATATTGTAACCGTACACTTGATTTACAACTTCTGCGTAATATTTCCATTTTCCAGTATGACGCATACAGCCCTTGCAGGTATGAAGTAATTCATGAATTATAGTTTCTTTGCAGGCTGTTTCAGAAATTCTATCATCTTCTAAAAGCCTGGCTGCTATTTCTATTGAGTAGCTACCATCTGGGTTCAATTTACAAAGTCCCCAGCGAGTTTTTGCTCTAGTATTAATTTTCCAAGATGAAATGTTTCCTAATTTGATTCCAAGATGAGTAACTTCATCTATGCACTTTTCTTTTAATGTTTCAAAATCCTTCAACGTTGTATATCCTTTGATTTTTATGTCAAGTCTGATATTGGAATTGTATCATATGTTATGATTATATATAAGGCAAGACTGCGAGGAGGGACTTGAATGAGAAAGAAAAAATTATATACGATTTTGATTGTATCAGTGTTATGCATAGCAGATTATTTATACTATGGAACTAGTAATGCAGGTAATGATACAAATGATAATAATGAGATAGTAGATTATACTGATAATCCTTATACAATTGTAAATGACAATGTGCCATATTTTTCAGAGGAAGATTTGACTCGTACTGATGCTTTTGAAACATATAGTGAACTGGATTCTTTAGGCAGATGTGGAGTAGCCTATGCAAATATATGCCAGGAGCTTATGCCTACAGAAGAGCGAGGCGAAATAGGAAGTGTAAAACCTAGTGGATGGCATACTGTAAATTATCATGAATATGTAGATGGAAATTATCTTTACAATAGATGCCATCTTATTGGATACCAGCTAAGTGGTGAGAATGCCAATGAGAAGAATCTTATTACTGGCACTAGATATCTAAATGTTGAGGGAATGCTTCCTTTTGAAAATAAGGTTGCAGAATATGTAGAGGAGACAGGAAATCATGTTTTATACAGAGTGACACCTGTATTTGATGGAGATAATTTGGTGGCTTCAGGGGTTCAAATGGAGGCTTATTCAGTAGAAGATCAAGGGACAGGAGTTATGTTTAATGTATATTGTTACAATGTGCAGCCAGGAATAACTATCGACTATGCTACTGGTGAAAGCCAGCTAACTAGCGAGTCTAATGAATAGATTTATATCTATAAAAAACATTAAATTATTGAAATTATGTCAAAATTATTTTGATATTACAACATTTTGTAAAACTATTGTAATATATGAAAAAATTAGCTACAATAAGCAGGACGATATTGGAGTCTCCTACAGAGAATTATAGGAGATTACATGAAGAGATTTTTATTTATTGCTTGTTGTAGCATTTTTTTATTTACAGGATGCGGTCAAGCATCATATTTTCAATCAACGGAGCTAGTAGATTCCACAGAAGAAACACCTAAAGAGCAAGAGATGGTTGAGGAATTATTGCCGGAAACTATATTTGTTCAAGTTGCAGGTGCTGTTGAGAATCCTGATGTTTACGAATTACCAATTGGCTCCAGAGTCTATGCAGCGATAGAAGCTGCAGGTGGTCTGTTAGATTCAGCAGACGATAGCGATATTAATCAGGCATCAGTACTTGAGGACGGACAGAAGCTATACGTATATACGATAGAAGAAGCCGAGGCACTAAAGCAAGAGATGATTGCATCGTCACAGCAGGACGACGGACTTGTCAATATTAATACAGCCAGCGCCGCTGAGCTTCAGTCATTACCTGGAATTGGAGAGGCAAAAGCAAAACAAATTGTATCCTACAGAGAGGCTAACGGAGATTTTTCTTCGATAGAGGATATAAAAAATGTTTCAGGAATAGGCGATGGTATTTTCAACCAAATTAATTCACTTATCAAAATTTAGAGAATAGTATAGAGGATTGTTATGGCTAAAAAAGTTTTAGTAGTTGATGATGAAAAACTAATTGTAAAAGGAATTAGATTTTCTCTTGAGCAGGATGGTATGGAAGTGGATTGTGCTTATGATGGACAGGAGGCTCTTGATTTAGCTTCAGCCAATTCATACGATATGATTCTTCTTGACGTTATGCTTCCAAAGCTTGATGGATTTGAGGTTTGTCAAAGCATTAGAGAGTTTTCTAATGTTCCTATTGTTATGCTTACTGCTAAGGGCGATGATATGGATAAAATCCTTGGTCTTGAGTACGGCGCAGACGACTACATTACTAAGCCATTCAACATCCTTGAAGTAAAGGCGCGTATCAAAGCAATCATGAGAAGAGCAGCTTTGGGACAGCCTGTGGCAACTGATCATAAGGCAGAGGAAAACATCGTAGAGAATGGCGATTTAGTTTTAGATAAGAGCAATCGCCGTCTTACAATTCTTGGTGTTGAATATAATCTTACTTCAAAGGAATTTGACATGCTTCTTTTACTTGTCACTAATCCTAAGAAAGTATTTTCAAGAGAGGATTTGCTCCACACTATTTGGGGAGAAGACTACCCTGGTGATGAGCGAACAGTAGATGTCCATGTTAGACGTCTCAGAGAAAAAATCGAGCCAAATCCAAAGGAGCCTAAATACGTTCGCACAAAGTGGGGCGTTGGCTACTATTACATGTAAAGTGGGTTGTTAATGAAAAAGTTATTTAGTCACGGTTATTTTCGCAGTATAGGTTTTAAAATAGCATTTATTATCATTTGCGTAGGCATCATTCCATTTGTGGTTTGTGTGCCTATTTCTATGCGTGCATACGAATCAGTTTCTATCAGAACTGATGCAACAAATCTTATGGCAGAGGCCATTTCCTATAATAGCCAAATTGTAACAAGCGGTTATCTTACAGGAGACGATAATTCACTACTTGATACACAACTTAAAGCAGTAGCGGAGAGCTATAATGGTCGAATTCTAGTGGTGAATTCTGCTTTAAAGATAGTGAGAGATTCCTTCTCTGCTGACATTGGAAAGACTGTTATTTGGGAAAATATTATCTATTCAATGCAAGGTGAATCTTTGTATTACTATGATAAGCTTACCAATTATCTTATTGTTACAGTTCCTCTTACCAGTTCAGAGGGAGAGACCGTTGGTGTTTTGGTTATTAACAAATCAATGGATTACATCCTTACAAATGAAGATACTTTTCTTTCTTATATGCTAATAGGCGAGATCATTATTGTTTCTTTGACACTTATTATTGCTGTGCTTTCTCATATTCACTTTACAAAGCCAATGAAGCGCATGTCTAAGTCGTTGGATGCAATTGTTCGCGAATACACAAGCGAAATGCCAGAGGAGGATTCATTCACAGAGTTACAGGATATTTCTTCAAAGTTTAACGAAGTAATTGGAAAGCTGCACTCTATAGATGAGTCTCGTCAGGAGTTTGTTTCAAACGTATCACATGAGCTTAAAACACCACTTACCTCTATGAAGGTTTTGGCAGATTCTCTTAATGGTTCAGAAGATGTACCAATCGAAATGTACAAGGAATTCATGCTGGATATTGGTGATGAGATTGATAGAGAAAACAAGATTATCAATGACCTTCTTAGCCTTGTAAGAATGGATAAGAGTGGCGCACAGCTTAATGTTACAGCTGTAAATATCAATGAGCTTATTGAGCATATTCTAAAGAGACTTAAGCCTATTGCAGAGAAATCTGATATTGAGGTAGTTTACGAATCATTTAGACCAGTTGTAGCAGAGGTGGATGAGGTCAAGTTTACATTGGTTATCACAAATCTTGTTGAAAACGCCATTAAATACAACAACGAAGGTGGATGGGTTCATATTTCATTAAATTCAGATCACCAATTCTTCTATATCAAGGTTGAAGACAATGGTCTTGGAATCCCTGAGGACTCAGTGGAGCATATTTTTGAAAGATTTTATCGTGCAGATAAATCTCATTCTAGAGAAATCGGTGGAACAGGTCTTGGCTTGGCAATTACCAAGAGCGCTATTGCTATGCACAATGGTGAAATCAAGGTTCGCTCAAAGCTCAACGAAGGCTCTACATTTGATGTGCGAATTCCTCTGAACTACATTGAAAAGGAGGTGCACTAATGAAAAGACTACTTAGTTTAATTCTTACAATTACATTAGCCCTTTCAATGGTTTCTTGTGGTTCTAAGACTGAAAAATCTGACTATCAAATTTATTACCTTAAGTCGGATAAAGCGGGCATTGTTCCTAAGGATTATACATTCCAGTCTGATGACACAGCTGAGATGGTAGAAGAAGCTATTAACGAGCTGGCTGAATCTCCAGATGATATAGATTATATCAATACAATCCCATCAGAAGTTGAAGCAAAAAGCTGGGAGATTAATGATGGTAATCTTAGCCTATATTTAGTTGGAGGCTATGACTCATTAGATACTTACACAGAGATTCTTGTTAGAGCTGCTATCGTAAAAACGTTAGTTCAGATTGATGGTGTGGAATCTGTTTCTATCTATGTAAATGATGCGCCACTTGCTGATTCAAATGGTGATAGTGTAGGTGCAATGACAGCAGATACTTTTATTGAGGATTTTGGACAGGAGACAGACTCTCTACTTTCATCAGAACTGACTTTATATTTTGCTAGTGCGGACGGTATGTCTACGGTGGCAGAAACAAGAGAGGTTTATTACAGTCGTAATGTTACGATTGAGAGACTTGTTATAGAACAATTATTGAAGGGCCCTGATTCAGATGAGCTCCTTTCAGCGATTCCACCAGGAACAAAGCTTAATTCTATTTCTGTTTCAGAAAATGGAGTATGTATAGTCAACTTTGACGCTGCTATTGAGTCTACAGTAACAGGTGTCACTGAAAATGTTACTGTATACTCAATCGTAAACTCATTGACAGAATTGGACAATATAAAGCAGGTACAGATTTTGGTTAATGGAGATACTCCACATATCTCCAACGTGGATGTGGACTTGTCTTCGTCAATTTCTCGCAACGAGGATATTATCAACGAGCTTGTTGATCAAGAGGAAGAAGACGAAGAGCTTTATCTAGAAGATGATAGCGATTTTGACTATACCGAAACAGAAGAACAATAGTTAACAAGGAGGATATATGTTACGAGGTCGAAGACTTTGTAAGATTTCCTTGTTGATAATAATAACAATTGCTTTTAGTGTATATGGCCCCTGGGATTTCCTTGGGGTCTATACTAAAGCTGATGCAGCTGATTGTATGCCGGATGGCATCCAGGTGCAGGCTGTTGGCATGATTTATCATAAGGAAATCAAAAACGACAGTGTACTCTATTATGTAAGAAATGCTACCGTGGACTCTGAAATTGGTAGACTTTCAAATACATCTTTTATTTTCAAATTTAATTCAGATGAAATCCCAAATTATTGCAAACTAAATATAGAAGGTAAGGTTAGTCATTTTATGACTGCTAGAAATGATGGCGCTTTTGATATGAACAATTATTATCAGTCAATGGGGCTGTATTTTGAGCTGTCTAATCCTGAAATTTTAGGCTACGACTGTGGTTTATTATCAGGCAAAGATATTTTATATAAGCTTAGCAAAGCGCTTGATGGGGTTTATCACTGGGCTCTGCCAGGTGAGGAAGCGGGCTTTTTATCCAGCATCGCCATTGGTAATAAAGGGGACCTATTAGGTGATTTGCGCGAACTTTTCCAAACTGTAGGGGTGGCGCATGTGTTGGCTGTCTCTGGACTTCATGTATCTGTGGTTTGTATGTCGCTTTATAAGCTTTTGAGGCGAAGAGGAAAAAGCTTTATATGTGCTGGAAGTATTGCTGGAATTGTGGCTGTTTTTTACGGATTACTTACAGGGGGAAGTATATCTTCAGTGAGAGCGATTTGCATGTTTTTGATATTTCTTTTGGCGGATATACTCGGAGAGGCATATGATTCTCTGACAGCGCTGGCTGTTGTGGCGGATTTTCTACTCCTGGGAAATCCATTGCTTATCAGAAATGGAAGTTTTATTTTTTCCTTTGGAGCAATTCTTGGTATTTGGTATGTAGCGCTGCCTTTAAGTGGGATATATGGAAAGTATTGTAACGAAAGAAAGAAGCTTATGAAATCAGATGACGGCTTTGGAAAAGCAATTAAAAAGCCAATCCATAGAGTTATTGTTGAATATTTCGTATCTAGCTTTATTTTTTCTATTGGTATATACGGGGCCATGCTTCCCATTGTTACTCAAATGTATCATGAAACTCCGGTTTATTCTTCAATGCTTAATTTATTAATCTTGCCACTTATGCCAGTGCTGCTTGGGCTAGGGTTGTTTGGTGGCTTTCTTGGACTAATCTATTTACCATTGGGAAAGCTTATTCTGATGCCATGTCATTTTGTTATTTACATTTTTGAGATGATAGCGTCAATGTTTTCGAAACTACCAAATGCTAATGCAATCGTTGGGTATCGGGGAATTCTAAGAATTGTCATTTATTACGGGTTAATATTTTTGGCATGGCGGCTTTCTGAATTGTTTAATAGCCATATTGATGCTGAGCTAATTAATCCAAGAACCAGAATATCGTATATACGGAGTAAAATGCTTGTTACAATGGCCCTTTTCATAGTTGTTATTTGCACATGGTTCATCCCTTCTAAACAATCATTCGAAGTGGATATCTTGGATGTAGGACAGGGGGATGGAATATATATTTCTTCACAAGATGGAGTCAGGTTTTGCATTGATGGTGGAAGTACAAGCTCGGACGCGGTTGGAAAATATACCTTGATGCCTTTTCTTAAATATAAAGGAGCTAGTCATATTGATTATTGGTTTTTGTCTCATATGGATATGGATCATGTATCAGGAGTATTAGAACTACTTGAGTCTGGGTATAGAATCGATAATATTGTGCTTTCAGCAGAGATACCTAGTGACGATACTTTGAGCCAGTTACTGGAATTATGTAAAGCTAATGGAACCAATGTTCTATACATGAACCAGGGAGATAAGTGTGGTAGTAGACATCTCACATTTACTTGCGTATATCCATTTGATGGCACTTTCAGTGATGATATTAATGCACTGTCCCTGGCATTATTGATGGAGTATGACAAGGACTGTGATGGAACTGTTGATTACTCAGGATTCTTTGGAGGCGATTTAGGAGCTGAGCAAGAGATAGCTATTGCCCAGTCGGGAAATGTAGGCCATGTTGATCTTCTAAAAGTCAGCCATCATGGCAGTCGATTCAGCTCCGATTCAGAGTTTTTGTCCTTATTGTCACCTGATGTTGCTGTTATCAGTTGCGCCAAGGTAAATCGCTACGGCCATCCAGCCGCAGAAGCCGTTGAACGCATTGAGGACGCGGCTGGAACCATATATTACACCATGGACTCCGGCCGCGTGAGAGCGAGTACAGGGGGAGTTGATGTGTTTATACGGTAGTTATGCCTATTCTGGATGAGCTACTATCTATGACTTCTTGTGGGCTACTTAAGGAAAAAGCCCACAAGAACCTATAGTTGATTTTTGCGCTTAGATAGTAGGGAATGAGCTGGTTCTTACTATCTGATAGCGAAATCATTATTTAGATAGTAAGGAGCTGGCGGGTTCTTACTATCTAATAAGAAAAAAGAGTTATAGATAGTAAGCCATGACAGATTTCTTACTATCTGATGGTGAAAACATTATTTAGATAGTAAGGAACTGGTGGATTCTTACTATCTGGTAAGAAAAAAGAGTTATAGATAGTAAGCCATGACGGAAATCTTACTATCTGATGACGAAAACATTATTTAGATAGTAAGGAACTGGTGGATTCTTACTATCTAGTAAGAAAAAAGAGTTATAGATAGTAAGCCATGACAGATTTCTTACTATCTAATGAGAAAAACTAGATTTAGATAGTAGGACATGAGTGAATGCTTACTATCTTGTGGAAAAATAGTATTTTTGATAAAAGAAAGAAATTAAAAGTATGAATATAGAAGTATTAAAAGAGGAACTAACACAAATTACAGAACAGAAAAAATTTGTATTGAATGAACTATCAAATTATAGTGATCTTCTAGATAAAACTCTTGTATTGAAGAAAAGCAATGGCATTTACCAATACTATTATAGGGATGCAGATGATGATTTAGAGTATATTCCTGCAGCGGATAAGGATATAGCAAAACGTTTAGCGCAGAAAGATTATTACGAAAAAATGCTAACAAATCTTCATGGACAGGAGATGGCAATAAAAAGGTTTATATCAAAATATAATTCTGCAAGTGTCAGTAATTTGTATGAAAAGCTTTCTGATGGAAGAAAACAATTGATAAATCCTATTATCAAATCAGATGCTGATTATATTAAAGAGTGGTATGAGAAGTATTGTGGAGCACAAAATAAATATGAAAAGTTATCATCTTATACGACAAACAATGGTGAGGAAGTAAGGTCTAAATCTGAAAAGATACTTGCAGATTTGTTATATAAACACGGAGTTATTTATCAATATGAGCCTGAAATAGTTCTATATAATGGGATTAAGTGTTATCCCGATTTTGCACTATTGAACTTACGAGAAAGGAAGACTTATTTTTGGGAACATTTTGGCTTAACATCCGATAATACATATTCAGATAAAAATCTAGAAAAGATTGCAAGATATGAGAAATCTGGAATTATTTCCGGAGAAAATCTAATAATATCTACAGAGGCCTATGGAATAAATTTAGATGTGAATTTGATTGAGCATAAAATTAAGTTATTTTTGTTGTAGTTTATCTTGTGTGTAATCTAAATTAAGTAATTGTTCGGTGGTTCTT
It contains:
- a CDS encoding GerMN domain-containing protein, with product MKRLLSLILTITLALSMVSCGSKTEKSDYQIYYLKSDKAGIVPKDYTFQSDDTAEMVEEAINELAESPDDIDYINTIPSEVEAKSWEINDGNLSLYLVGGYDSLDTYTEILVRAAIVKTLVQIDGVESVSIYVNDAPLADSNGDSVGAMTADTFIEDFGQETDSLLSSELTLYFASADGMSTVAETREVYYSRNVTIERLVIEQLLKGPDSDELLSAIPPGTKLNSISVSENGVCIVNFDAAIESTVTGVTENVTVYSIVNSLTELDNIKQVQILVNGDTPHISNVDVDLSSSISRNEDIINELVDQEEEDEELYLEDDSDFDYTETEEQ
- a CDS encoding ComEA family DNA-binding protein; this encodes MKRFLFIACCSIFLFTGCGQASYFQSTELVDSTEETPKEQEMVEELLPETIFVQVAGAVENPDVYELPIGSRVYAAIEAAGGLLDSADDSDINQASVLEDGQKLYVYTIEEAEALKQEMIASSQQDDGLVNINTASAAELQSLPGIGEAKAKQIVSYREANGDFSSIEDIKNVSGIGDGIFNQINSLIKI
- a CDS encoding SprT-like domain-containing protein yields the protein MKDFETLKEKCIDEVTHLGIKLGNISSWKINTRAKTRWGLCKLNPDGSYSIEIAARLLEDDRISETACKETIIHELLHTCKGCMRHTGKWKYYAEVVNQVYGYNIKRVTQGIEKGVENYESKEMNVKYVFTCGNCGATIYRKRDSKFTKYYRYYGCARCGASAWSRKTVG
- a CDS encoding DNA internalization-related competence protein ComEC/Rec2, which encodes MLRGRRLCKISLLIIITIAFSVYGPWDFLGVYTKADAADCMPDGIQVQAVGMIYHKEIKNDSVLYYVRNATVDSEIGRLSNTSFIFKFNSDEIPNYCKLNIEGKVSHFMTARNDGAFDMNNYYQSMGLYFELSNPEILGYDCGLLSGKDILYKLSKALDGVYHWALPGEEAGFLSSIAIGNKGDLLGDLRELFQTVGVAHVLAVSGLHVSVVCMSLYKLLRRRGKSFICAGSIAGIVAVFYGLLTGGSISSVRAICMFLIFLLADILGEAYDSLTALAVVADFLLLGNPLLIRNGSFIFSFGAILGIWYVALPLSGIYGKYCNERKKLMKSDDGFGKAIKKPIHRVIVEYFVSSFIFSIGIYGAMLPIVTQMYHETPVYSSMLNLLILPLMPVLLGLGLFGGFLGLIYLPLGKLILMPCHFVIYIFEMIASMFSKLPNANAIVGYRGILRIVIYYGLIFLAWRLSELFNSHIDAELINPRTRISYIRSKMLVTMALFIVVICTWFIPSKQSFEVDILDVGQGDGIYISSQDGVRFCIDGGSTSSDAVGKYTLMPFLKYKGASHIDYWFLSHMDMDHVSGVLELLESGYRIDNIVLSAEIPSDDTLSQLLELCKANGTNVLYMNQGDKCGSRHLTFTCVYPFDGTFSDDINALSLALLMEYDKDCDGTVDYSGFFGGDLGAEQEIAIAQSGNVGHVDLLKVSHHGSRFSSDSEFLSLLSPDVAVISCAKVNRYGHPAAEAVERIEDAAGTIYYTMDSGRVRASTGGVDVFIR
- a CDS encoding response regulator transcription factor; this encodes MAKKVLVVDDEKLIVKGIRFSLEQDGMEVDCAYDGQEALDLASANSYDMILLDVMLPKLDGFEVCQSIREFSNVPIVMLTAKGDDMDKILGLEYGADDYITKPFNILEVKARIKAIMRRAALGQPVATDHKAEENIVENGDLVLDKSNRRLTILGVEYNLTSKEFDMLLLLVTNPKKVFSREDLLHTIWGEDYPGDERTVDVHVRRLREKIEPNPKEPKYVRTKWGVGYYYM
- a CDS encoding sensor histidine kinase, with the translated sequence MKKLFSHGYFRSIGFKIAFIIICVGIIPFVVCVPISMRAYESVSIRTDATNLMAEAISYNSQIVTSGYLTGDDNSLLDTQLKAVAESYNGRILVVNSALKIVRDSFSADIGKTVIWENIIYSMQGESLYYYDKLTNYLIVTVPLTSSEGETVGVLVINKSMDYILTNEDTFLSYMLIGEIIIVSLTLIIAVLSHIHFTKPMKRMSKSLDAIVREYTSEMPEEDSFTELQDISSKFNEVIGKLHSIDESRQEFVSNVSHELKTPLTSMKVLADSLNGSEDVPIEMYKEFMLDIGDEIDRENKIINDLLSLVRMDKSGAQLNVTAVNINELIEHILKRLKPIAEKSDIEVVYESFRPVVAEVDEVKFTLVITNLVENAIKYNNEGGWVHISLNSDHQFFYIKVEDNGLGIPEDSVEHIFERFYRADKSHSREIGGTGLGLAITKSAIAMHNGEIKVRSKLNEGSTFDVRIPLNYIEKEVH